The following proteins are co-located in the Candidatus Accumulibacter cognatus genome:
- a CDS encoding AAA family ATPase: MMTSIDRARSALWTLDAGTDRDTWVRTAMAAKAAGLDFDAWHEWSAAGGNYRNEADCRSVWQSIKPGAVTDASLFHAARAAGWTDAAEAPAKRMQSHQEGPKQPEASKSPLHDPSALWEADCEPATGAQEYVDRKLGLPDGLRIYRGPLKIDGMACEGALVLPLRTLAGNLVDLQFVILKANILPGKSDKMLLPGVRVSRWPDACLIVGGPIKSDEAVHITEGIGQAWSAHQATRQPAVVAFGVGRMAGVARALRERYPAIRLVLVPDAGKENQCSAIAKNVRGAWVEMPEGSPSNFDLNDFQKAHGLDAVRRLLERCKAPPTRFGLAQRTADRLFIGEPPPVNWLVRRIFPLGVCCLVASPPNVGKSFLSLDLTAKVAGWPGAEPDYAFGAEVAAHGRAVYVSAEDDLPEIHRRLWSLCNGRMPERLHVLSLPDVGHFGIIEADRLTKEYRPTEAWRDLVTEIRELPDVKLIILDTMQALTTGDTNTVDATQPLMNEATALASATGACVLLVHHVAKGSTKEIRTSLDAMEAIRGSGAIAGTARAAYVMWPPADGGREVCDVFGEQYEEGKVAFGIVAKRYGDARRDRTVFVRDVRGILQDRTQQYNALSGTDDSDTLRADLLKAIREKWQEGQSFAASGKADNGLHARRTELPEAFHEKTRAWFDDITGKLVAGGSIRRLSYRGGSRLCPPDATAAVPKPVPETDAESVPTEAEYAEEVAA; the protein is encoded by the coding sequence ATGATGACCTCGATCGATCGCGCCCGGTCAGCGCTATGGACCCTCGACGCCGGCACCGACCGCGATACCTGGGTACGAACCGCGATGGCCGCGAAAGCTGCCGGTCTGGACTTCGACGCCTGGCACGAATGGTCTGCGGCCGGCGGCAACTACAGGAACGAGGCTGATTGCCGATCGGTCTGGCAGAGCATCAAGCCCGGCGCCGTCACCGATGCATCGCTGTTCCATGCCGCCCGCGCCGCTGGCTGGACTGACGCCGCCGAAGCGCCCGCCAAGCGCATGCAGTCGCACCAGGAAGGACCGAAGCAGCCCGAGGCAAGCAAATCCCCATTGCATGACCCGAGCGCCTTGTGGGAAGCCGACTGCGAGCCGGCGACCGGCGCCCAAGAGTACGTCGACCGCAAGCTGGGCCTGCCCGATGGACTGCGCATCTATCGCGGTCCGCTCAAGATTGATGGCATGGCCTGCGAGGGCGCTCTGGTGCTACCGCTCCGCACGCTGGCAGGTAACCTCGTGGATCTTCAGTTCGTCATTCTCAAGGCCAACATATTGCCGGGCAAATCGGACAAGATGCTCTTGCCCGGCGTGCGAGTATCACGGTGGCCTGATGCATGCCTGATTGTCGGTGGGCCGATCAAATCCGATGAGGCGGTCCACATCACAGAGGGCATCGGCCAAGCATGGTCCGCGCACCAGGCAACGCGCCAGCCCGCCGTGGTGGCCTTTGGGGTTGGCCGAATGGCAGGTGTCGCCAGAGCCCTACGCGAGCGCTATCCAGCGATCCGGCTGGTGCTGGTGCCCGACGCCGGCAAGGAAAACCAGTGCTCTGCAATCGCCAAGAACGTGCGCGGCGCCTGGGTGGAAATGCCCGAAGGCAGCCCGAGTAACTTCGACCTGAACGATTTTCAAAAGGCGCACGGTCTCGACGCCGTGCGCCGGCTGCTGGAGCGCTGCAAAGCGCCGCCGACCCGGTTCGGCCTGGCACAGCGCACGGCCGACCGCCTATTCATCGGCGAGCCGCCGCCGGTCAATTGGCTGGTTCGCCGAATCTTTCCGCTTGGCGTGTGCTGTCTCGTCGCATCGCCGCCGAATGTCGGGAAGAGCTTTCTGTCTCTCGACCTGACCGCGAAGGTGGCGGGCTGGCCTGGGGCAGAACCTGATTATGCCTTTGGTGCCGAAGTGGCCGCGCATGGCCGGGCCGTCTATGTCAGTGCCGAGGATGACTTGCCCGAGATTCACCGCCGACTCTGGAGCCTGTGCAATGGCCGTATGCCCGAGCGCCTGCATGTGCTGAGTCTGCCTGACGTGGGGCACTTCGGCATCATCGAAGCCGACCGGCTGACGAAGGAGTACCGGCCTACCGAGGCATGGCGCGACCTCGTTACGGAGATCCGCGAGCTGCCCGACGTGAAACTGATTATTCTGGACACGATGCAAGCGCTGACGACTGGCGACACGAACACGGTCGATGCGACTCAACCTCTGATGAACGAGGCAACTGCCCTGGCATCGGCGACAGGCGCCTGTGTGCTGTTGGTGCATCATGTCGCCAAGGGTTCGACCAAGGAAATCCGGACATCTCTTGATGCGATGGAGGCGATTCGCGGGAGTGGGGCGATTGCCGGCACCGCGCGCGCCGCCTATGTGATGTGGCCCCCTGCTGACGGCGGCCGGGAAGTCTGCGATGTCTTTGGCGAGCAGTACGAAGAGGGCAAAGTTGCATTCGGCATTGTGGCGAAGAGGTACGGCGACGCCCGCCGCGACCGCACCGTGTTCGTGCGCGACGTGCGCGGCATCCTGCAGGACCGGACGCAGCAATACAACGCGCTTTCTGGCACCGACGACAGCGACACGCTGCGCGCCGATCTGCTGAAGGCCATCCGGGAGAAGTGGCAGGAGGGGCAATCTTTCGCCGCCAGTGGCAAAGCGGATAACGGACTGCACGCTCGCCGAACCGAATTGCCCGAGGCGTTCCACGAAAAGACGCGCGCATGGTTCGACGATATTACCGGCAAGCTGGTGGCCGGTGGCAGTATCAGACGATTGAGCTACAGAGGTGGCAGCCGCCTGTGCCCGCCCGACGCAACCGCCGCCGTACCGAAACCCGTTCCAGAAACGGATGCCGAAAGCGTACCGACAGAAGCGGAATATGCCGAAGAGGTGGCGGCATGA